The genomic segment TTGCACACCGCCACCCTGGTGCACGATGACGTCGTGGATGATACCTACCGTCGTCGCGGTTTCCCCTCGATCAATTCGATTTGGAAAAACAAGGTTTCGGTATTGATGGGCGATTATCTGTTTTCCAAATCGCTGCTCGCGATGTTGCATTTGGGCGATGCCAAGGCGTTCTCCATTATCTCGCTCACGGCTGAACGCATGAGCCAGGGCGAGTTACTGCAACTCGAGCGCAGCCGCGATTATTGGATGGAAGAGGCGATTTATTTTCGCTTGATTGCCGACAAAACCGCCTCGCTCATTTCCGCGGCCTGTCAGCTCGGCGGCCTGGCGGGCGAACAATCCGAGGCGGAAATCGCGGCGATGGGAGAATTCGGCGAGAAGGTCGGCATCGCGTTTCAAATTCGCGATGATCTGCTCGATTTGCTCGGCGAAGAAGGCACCGTCGGCAAGCCGGTGGGCAACGACATTCGCGAGAACAAAATCACGCTGCCGTTGTTGCATGCGCTCAAACAGGCAAAGAAATCCGAAGCGAAAGAAATCATTCGACTGGTGCGCCGCGGCTCCACCTGGCGCTCGCGCAAAAATGATTATGAGCGCATCGTCAATTTCATCGAACGCCAGGGCGGCGTTGCCTACGCCCACGATACGGCCAGGCGCTTCTGCGATGAAGCATTGCACTTGCTGTCGCCGTACCACGACTCGTCCTACAAAGATGCTTTAACCAAGCTGGTGAGATTCATCACCTTGCGGGAGAATTGATCGTCGCGATCGAATAAAAGCATGACAAGCCTTGCCAGTTCTCGCCGGCGCGGCTCTCGCAACTCAGGCGGCGTGATTTTTTTGAGGCACGCTGTTGCTATTTTGTTCCTTGCAAGCTGCCGTCCGGAGCCCGCGATTCACACGGTTGAGCGTACACAGATTTTGATGGACACGCTGGTGTTGATCAAAGTCTTTTTACCGGATTCGACGCAGCACCCGCAAGCTTTGGCCGCCATTGAGGCGGCTTTCGCCGAGATGGCGCGCATCGATACGATGATGTCTTCCTATCGCGGGGACAATGAAATGGCGGCGATCAAT from the Cytophagia bacterium CHB2 genome contains:
- a CDS encoding polyprenyl synthetase family protein codes for the protein MKLRDIIEPIKDDLVAFEQEYKSLLKSDIFLIDQIVHYLLSHRGKRLRPIIVLLISRMNGAPPTVKRLKAAAILELLHTATLVHDDVVDDTYRRRGFPSINSIWKNKVSVLMGDYLFSKSLLAMLHLGDAKAFSIISLTAERMSQGELLQLERSRDYWMEEAIYFRLIADKTASLISAACQLGGLAGEQSEAEIAAMGEFGEKVGIAFQIRDDLLDLLGEEGTVGKPVGNDIRENKITLPLLHALKQAKKSEAKEIIRLVRRGSTWRSRKNDYERIVNFIERQGGVAYAHDTARRFCDEALHLLSPYHDSSYKDALTKLVRFITLREN